From one Rhodoferax sp. PAMC 29310 genomic stretch:
- a CDS encoding DNA internalization-related competence protein ComEC/Rec2 has translation MLLPPIHRLVLAGLTWPALLGVIAGTALQLQQANLVSGWLYAGLVLLALVGWAWLATISIAVVKRTGLLLLAFAVLGFSATGLRSVGFVQQALNPALEGRDLQVTGVVASLPQVTENGHRFRFDVNSASLDGALVRLPPRIDLGWYTGQFGVPRDAAALALPSPVVPGEVWRLTVRLKAPHGARNPHGFDYELWLWEQGVQATGYIRTGANDPAPQRLLQTVFYPVERLRHWVRTLIFARIPDRSHAGLVAALVVGDQNAIEHRDWDMFRATGVSHLMAISGLHITMFAWVAMGLIAALWRRSGALCLWLPAPKAALLGGLMLATVYAVFSGWGVPAQRTILMLWVVSASTLLGIRWPWPQVWLLACAAVLLIDPWALLQAGFWLSFVAVGVLFASNSGASSASGTRAFGRIAHMFREQWVITLALTPLTLLLFGQVSVVGLASNALAIPWVTLVITPLAMAGVFVPPLWGLASMAIEGMNWYLAQLAALPFATVSVAQAPLWAGASGVLGGVLLVMSLPWRFRLIGLPLVLPVLLWQAPRPPIGEFELWAADVGQGNAVIVQTARHVLVYDTGPRYGLDNDAGQRVLVPMLSAFGARVDALVLSHRDSDHVGGAAAVLLAHPKATMLSSIEDTHELQRLRPATRCQAGQQWRWDGVDFEVLHPSASDYEGASKSNALSCTLRISNGQRAALLAGDIEKAQELRLTAQGVNLKADILLVPHHGSQTSSTPEFLDAVSPRIALVQSGYRNRYGHPARPVVVRYENRGIQLVDSSRCGAAQWRSERPDRVVCQRDIQARYWQHMAY, from the coding sequence ATGCTGCTTCCCCCAATCCACCGCCTAGTTTTGGCTGGATTGACATGGCCCGCCTTGTTGGGGGTGATCGCGGGCACTGCCTTGCAATTGCAGCAGGCCAACTTGGTCTCTGGATGGTTGTATGCCGGTTTAGTGCTTCTGGCGCTGGTCGGATGGGCGTGGCTAGCTACTATTTCAATAGCGGTTGTCAAAAGAACAGGTCTGCTCCTGTTGGCGTTTGCTGTGCTGGGGTTCAGCGCGACAGGGCTGCGCTCAGTCGGGTTTGTGCAGCAGGCATTGAACCCTGCGCTGGAGGGGCGCGATTTGCAGGTCACTGGGGTGGTCGCGAGCCTGCCCCAAGTCACCGAGAACGGACACCGGTTTCGCTTTGATGTGAACTCGGCAAGCCTGGATGGCGCCCTGGTGCGACTTCCGCCGCGCATTGATTTGGGTTGGTATACGGGTCAGTTTGGTGTGCCCAGGGATGCTGCAGCGCTGGCATTGCCGTCGCCCGTCGTGCCGGGCGAAGTGTGGCGTTTGACGGTTCGACTCAAGGCACCGCATGGCGCCCGCAATCCGCATGGCTTTGACTATGAGTTGTGGCTGTGGGAGCAAGGGGTGCAGGCCACGGGCTACATCCGAACCGGCGCTAACGACCCCGCGCCGCAACGATTGCTCCAAACTGTGTTCTACCCTGTGGAGCGCTTGCGTCATTGGGTGCGGACCTTGATCTTTGCACGCATCCCTGATCGGTCCCACGCGGGCCTGGTGGCGGCCTTGGTAGTGGGGGATCAAAATGCCATCGAACACCGGGACTGGGACATGTTCCGGGCGACAGGTGTGTCCCATTTGATGGCCATATCCGGGCTTCACATCACGATGTTCGCCTGGGTGGCCATGGGTTTGATTGCCGCCTTGTGGCGTCGCTCAGGCGCGCTTTGCCTTTGGTTGCCCGCACCGAAAGCGGCGTTGCTGGGGGGCTTGATGCTGGCCACGGTCTACGCCGTGTTCAGCGGTTGGGGTGTGCCGGCGCAACGCACCATTTTGATGCTGTGGGTGGTCAGTGCCTCAACGCTTCTGGGCATTCGCTGGCCTTGGCCGCAGGTGTGGTTGCTGGCTTGCGCGGCGGTGCTGCTCATCGACCCGTGGGCCTTGTTGCAGGCCGGGTTCTGGTTGAGTTTTGTCGCTGTTGGGGTGTTGTTTGCTAGTAATTCAGGAGCGTCTTCCGCATCTGGTACGAGGGCATTCGGACGAATTGCTCATATGTTTCGCGAGCAGTGGGTCATCACGCTGGCCTTGACGCCGCTCACTCTGCTGCTGTTCGGGCAGGTGTCTGTGGTCGGTTTGGCTTCGAATGCACTGGCCATTCCCTGGGTGACCTTGGTCATCACCCCGCTGGCTATGGCGGGGGTATTTGTGCCCCCCTTGTGGGGTCTTGCCAGTATGGCGATTGAGGGCATGAACTGGTACCTGGCACAGCTTGCCGCGTTGCCATTTGCCACGGTGTCCGTGGCTCAGGCACCACTATGGGCCGGTGCGTCTGGGGTGCTGGGCGGGGTTTTGCTGGTGATGAGTTTGCCGTGGCGTTTTCGTCTGATTGGCCTGCCATTGGTCTTGCCGGTGCTGCTGTGGCAGGCGCCGCGCCCACCAATCGGTGAATTTGAGTTGTGGGCGGCAGACGTCGGGCAGGGCAATGCAGTGATTGTGCAAACAGCCCGCCATGTGCTGGTGTATGACACGGGGCCGCGTTATGGCCTGGACAACGATGCCGGCCAGCGGGTGCTGGTGCCAATGCTCAGCGCTTTTGGTGCTCGGGTGGATGCATTGGTGCTCAGTCACCGGGACAGCGATCATGTCGGGGGCGCTGCCGCCGTTCTGCTGGCCCACCCTAAAGCCACGATGCTGAGTTCGATTGAAGACACCCATGAATTGCAGCGACTGCGCCCAGCCACGCGGTGCCAGGCCGGTCAGCAATGGCGTTGGGACGGCGTGGACTTTGAGGTGCTTCATCCATCTGCGTCTGACTACGAGGGGGCTTCCAAATCCAATGCACTGAGTTGCACGCTGCGAATTTCCAATGGGCAGCGAGCGGCATTGCTGGCCGGGGACATTGAAAAAGCGCAAGAGTTGAGATTGACGGCGCAGGGGGTCAACCTGAAGGCCGACATTTTGTTGGTGCCACACCATGGCAGCCAGACGTCCAGCACGCCCGAGTTTCTGGATGCTGTTTCGCCACGCATTGCACTGGTGCAGTCGGGCTACCGAAATCGCTATGGCCATCCGGCGCGCCCTGTCGTGGTGCGTTATGAGAATCGCGGGATTCAGCTGGTCGATTCATCTCGTTGTGGTGCGGCCCAATGGCGGTCTGAGCGACCTGATAGAGTGGTTTGCCAACGCGATATTCAAGCGCGGTATTGGCAGCATATGGCTTACTAG
- a CDS encoding alpha-E domain-containing protein, whose translation MLSRTADHLFWMSRYTERAENTARMLDVNYETSLLPQSASVALLGWQGLLSISELLSTFTEKHGDVTASAVMEFMVKDETNPSSIVSCLRAARENARAVRGSLTTEVWETLNQTWLEVNKKLKAGELEDDPGQFFEWVKYRSHLSRGVTVGTMLMDEAFHFTRLGTFLERADNTARLVDVKFHAIQNDFYGTTGSKNQEHDFYHWSSILRSVSGFEVYRKVYRDVIKPERVAELLILRADMPRSLHASLNEVVNNLNVLSNENSGETHRLAGKLCAELKYGRIDEILATGLDAYLTQFLDRVNDLAAHISKDFLLPSAA comes from the coding sequence ATGTTGTCACGTACAGCCGACCACCTGTTCTGGATGTCCCGCTACACCGAGCGGGCAGAAAACACCGCTCGCATGCTCGATGTGAACTACGAAACCTCGCTATTACCGCAGTCGGCCTCGGTCGCACTGTTGGGTTGGCAGGGCTTGTTGTCCATCAGCGAGCTGCTATCCACCTTTACCGAGAAGCACGGCGATGTCACGGCTTCGGCGGTGATGGAGTTCATGGTCAAAGATGAGACCAATCCCTCCAGCATCGTGTCCTGCCTGCGGGCCGCCCGGGAGAACGCCCGCGCGGTGCGCGGCTCGCTGACCACCGAGGTCTGGGAAACGCTCAATCAAACCTGGCTTGAAGTCAACAAAAAGCTGAAAGCCGGTGAGCTGGAGGACGACCCAGGGCAGTTCTTTGAATGGGTCAAGTACCGCTCGCACCTGTCACGTGGTGTCACCGTCGGCACCATGCTGATGGACGAAGCGTTTCACTTCACCCGCTTGGGAACCTTCCTGGAGCGGGCCGATAACACGGCCCGATTGGTGGATGTGAAGTTTCACGCGATTCAAAATGATTTTTATGGGACAACGGGCTCCAAAAATCAGGAGCATGACTTCTACCACTGGAGTTCGATTCTGCGCAGTGTCTCCGGGTTCGAGGTTTATCGAAAGGTCTACCGCGATGTGATCAAGCCGGAGCGAGTGGCCGAGTTGCTGATCTTGCGGGCTGACATGCCACGCTCGTTGCACGCGAGTTTGAATGAGGTGGTGAACAACCTGAATGTGCTTTCCAACGAGAATTCTGGTGAAACCCATCGCCTTGCCGGCAAGCTGTGCGCTGAATTGAAATACGGACGCATTGATGAGATCCTGGCAACCGGTTTGGATGCCTATCTGACCCAGTTCCTGGATCGCGTCAACGATCTGGCTGCTCACATCAGCAAGGATTTCCTGCTGCCCTCTGCGGCCTAA
- a CDS encoding HDOD domain-containing protein: protein MELKALLATPFVLPSIPRVVALLLNELALSEPDLKKITQLISSDPALTTRLLQLANSGFFKLSGRVNSVSESLAVLELSHVRTMAASAASGASVKAVPGINLLQFWAYSLNVARLARSLAGLVRLNQQAAFTCGLIHAVGELAIHIGMPEQCAELDQAVPALDLRRARSERRAFGFCYAQVGAGFARKWNFPQPMADALEHQYAPFENDVYEPLAGVIHLAAWRARAKEADLSERELAVTFPGGVGDVLRLDIDMVLQQDPIDWSAQLPGRDLI, encoded by the coding sequence ATGGAATTGAAAGCCCTGCTGGCCACGCCATTTGTGCTGCCCAGCATCCCCAGGGTGGTGGCGCTCTTGCTGAATGAGTTGGCATTGAGTGAGCCCGATTTGAAAAAAATCACCCAGCTCATCAGCTCAGACCCGGCCTTGACCACGCGCTTGTTGCAACTGGCGAACTCAGGTTTTTTCAAGTTGTCGGGGCGAGTCAACAGCGTGTCAGAGTCACTGGCGGTGCTTGAGCTCAGCCATGTGCGCACCATGGCCGCGTCTGCAGCCTCTGGTGCGTCGGTCAAGGCTGTTCCGGGCATCAATCTGTTGCAGTTTTGGGCCTATAGCCTGAATGTGGCCCGCTTGGCTCGCTCTCTGGCTGGCCTGGTTCGGCTGAATCAACAGGCTGCGTTCACCTGCGGCCTGATTCACGCAGTGGGCGAGTTAGCGATTCACATCGGTATGCCCGAGCAATGTGCGGAACTCGACCAAGCTGTGCCGGCGCTGGACCTGCGGCGAGCCCGGTCCGAACGCCGTGCATTTGGGTTTTGCTATGCGCAAGTGGGGGCCGGTTTCGCCCGAAAGTGGAATTTTCCGCAACCCATGGCTGACGCACTGGAACACCAATACGCCCCGTTTGAGAATGACGTCTATGAGCCGCTGGCGGGTGTTATTCACTTGGCTGCGTGGCGCGCACGGGCGAAAGAGGCCGATTTGTCTGAGCGAGAGCTGGCGGTTACTTTTCCTGGCGGGGTGGGTGATGTTTTGCGCTTGGACATCGACATGGTGTTGCAGCAGGACCCCATTGACTGGTCGGCGCAATTGCCCGGCCGCGATCTGATCTGA
- a CDS encoding DUF1501 domain-containing protein, protein MTKALLNMRSSGRRQALQALLGAASFWAVPGSWAQTDANPATDGRLVIVLLRGAYDGLSALVPYGDPHYYALRPSIAIARPDGSDQATLPLDATFGLHPALSALLPLWREGILSVVPASGSATATRSHFDAQRYLEQGTNGKANGGAGWLNTLAGLQGKPSDKAAHLVGVGEANPLILAGVHASKLVPKGQAATREGVLGNERTRDAMMALYAGNDALSEAFRAGAQSRMDTAKTLTAEMNDPAMNGGEMAAANNGAGSAQGLLLDARHLGTLMRQNRALKLGFLSAGGWDTHANQGAATGGLARNLEGLSGALVQLRRDFSGPKDVIVVMSEFGRTTAENGTRGTDHGHGNAMWVVGNAVNGGRWHGGWRGLAADQLNEGRDLPVLNDYRGVLAQVLRATQGLSDAQLAQLFPGFSWDPSLNKLMRA, encoded by the coding sequence ATGACCAAAGCTCTTCTCAACATGCGGTCGTCAGGCCGTCGTCAAGCGCTGCAAGCCTTGTTGGGCGCCGCCTCGTTTTGGGCCGTGCCTGGCTCGTGGGCACAAACAGACGCCAACCCGGCCACTGACGGCCGGCTCGTGATCGTGCTGCTGCGCGGTGCCTACGACGGTCTCTCTGCGCTGGTGCCCTATGGCGACCCCCACTACTACGCGTTGCGCCCCAGCATCGCCATCGCCCGGCCTGACGGAAGCGACCAGGCCACATTACCGCTGGATGCGACCTTTGGATTGCACCCGGCGCTGTCAGCCTTGCTGCCGCTGTGGCGGGAAGGTATCTTGAGCGTGGTCCCGGCGTCGGGATCGGCTACCGCGACACGCTCGCACTTCGATGCCCAGCGTTACCTGGAACAAGGCACCAACGGCAAGGCCAACGGCGGGGCCGGTTGGTTAAACACCCTGGCCGGCCTGCAAGGCAAGCCCTCAGACAAAGCCGCCCACCTTGTTGGCGTCGGCGAAGCGAACCCATTGATTCTGGCAGGGGTCCATGCCAGCAAACTGGTTCCTAAGGGACAGGCCGCAACCCGCGAAGGCGTCCTCGGGAACGAGCGCACACGAGACGCGATGATGGCGCTCTATGCCGGCAATGACGCCCTGTCGGAGGCCTTTCGCGCGGGCGCCCAAAGCCGCATGGACACCGCCAAAACGCTGACGGCGGAAATGAATGACCCCGCCATGAACGGCGGTGAAATGGCCGCCGCCAACAACGGCGCGGGCTCGGCGCAAGGCCTGTTGCTGGACGCTCGCCATCTGGGCACTCTCATGCGGCAAAACCGCGCGCTTAAGCTGGGCTTTTTGTCAGCCGGCGGATGGGACACCCACGCCAATCAGGGTGCGGCCACAGGTGGCCTGGCCCGCAACCTGGAGGGATTGAGCGGCGCACTGGTGCAATTGCGCCGTGACTTCTCAGGCCCCAAGGATGTGATTGTGGTGATGAGCGAATTTGGCCGAACGACGGCCGAAAACGGCACCCGCGGCACCGACCATGGGCACGGCAATGCCATGTGGGTTGTGGGCAACGCCGTGAACGGAGGCCGCTGGCATGGTGGCTGGCGCGGCCTGGCTGCAGATCAATTGAATGAAGGGCGAGACCTGCCAGTGCTCAACGATTACCGAGGCGTTCTGGCCCAAGTGCTGCGGGCCACGCAAGGGCTATCGGACGCTCAATTGGCGCAATTGTTTCCCGGATTCTCCTGGGATCCGTCGCTGAACAAACTCATGCGGGCCTGA
- a CDS encoding DUF1800 domain-containing protein: MPPIVTPDNRLPRRQALQWMAALASPSIGGKALAQTVTDMAQKPNAQAWRAMSRLGYGPSPFQIRSVEGAPNAQVWAMQQLELALRASHQPARISADAAEFNQSLPGIFEGTRKEREARAKIKADPGSIADDRDEVNFNRFMVRQAAAWRLSSCSNAEQENPLLARMTEFWFNHLNVYVGKGSVRPFVGHYVVNVARAHALGPFEELLLASARHPAMLHYLDQVQSVADGTMGPRGTKRGLNENYARELMELHTLGVNGGYTQTDVRELARVLTGWTIDPNNASGFRFATRQHDNSRKSVLGHTYPSGFTRSGEAEGEEAIRMLARHPKTAARISLRLAQFFVADEPPPALVEALTRKFLVTQGNMHQVMQELLSSPEFWRKENRLFKTPMDFACSALAATQAGSDPRKLLLSAKFLDDAGQPVHGWQTPDGYTVDAATWLAPEALTRRADFAMVLARDTRDLGFLAPYMSPAARAAIEQERPGMRDGLLLASPDFMYK, translated from the coding sequence ATGCCCCCAATCGTCACACCCGACAATCGCTTGCCACGGCGCCAGGCCCTTCAATGGATGGCGGCCTTGGCCAGCCCCTCTATCGGTGGAAAGGCCTTGGCGCAGACGGTCACTGACATGGCACAGAAGCCCAACGCACAAGCCTGGCGCGCCATGTCTCGGTTGGGCTATGGCCCCAGCCCCTTTCAAATTCGCAGCGTGGAGGGGGCACCCAACGCGCAGGTTTGGGCAATGCAGCAGCTTGAATTGGCGCTGCGTGCCAGCCATCAACCGGCCCGGATCTCGGCAGACGCCGCCGAATTCAATCAATCCTTGCCAGGAATTTTCGAGGGCACCCGAAAGGAGCGCGAGGCCCGAGCCAAGATCAAGGCGGACCCCGGCTCCATAGCGGACGACCGCGACGAAGTTAACTTCAACCGCTTCATGGTGCGCCAGGCGGCCGCGTGGCGCTTGAGCAGTTGCAGCAATGCCGAGCAGGAAAACCCACTGCTGGCCCGCATGACCGAGTTCTGGTTCAACCATTTGAATGTCTACGTCGGCAAAGGCTCGGTTCGACCCTTCGTGGGCCACTATGTGGTGAATGTCGCGCGCGCTCACGCCTTGGGTCCGTTTGAAGAACTGCTGTTGGCCAGCGCTCGCCACCCGGCCATGCTGCACTACCTGGACCAGGTCCAAAGTGTGGCCGACGGCACCATGGGCCCCAGAGGCACCAAACGCGGACTGAATGAAAACTACGCGCGTGAACTCATGGAGCTTCACACCCTGGGCGTGAATGGCGGTTACACACAAACTGACGTGCGCGAGTTGGCCCGGGTTCTGACCGGATGGACCATTGACCCGAACAATGCCTCAGGCTTTCGCTTCGCCACCCGCCAGCACGACAACAGTCGAAAATCCGTGTTGGGTCATACCTACCCCTCCGGATTCACCCGCTCAGGCGAGGCAGAAGGTGAGGAAGCTATTCGCATGCTGGCCAGGCACCCCAAAACCGCTGCACGGATCAGCCTGCGCTTGGCCCAGTTTTTTGTGGCGGACGAACCCCCGCCGGCCTTGGTCGAGGCCTTAACGCGCAAATTTCTGGTAACGCAGGGCAATATGCACCAGGTCATGCAAGAGTTGCTGTCGTCACCCGAATTTTGGCGCAAAGAAAACCGGCTTTTCAAAACGCCAATGGACTTCGCATGCTCGGCACTGGCGGCTACGCAAGCGGGCTCAGACCCACGCAAACTGCTGCTTAGCGCCAAATTTCTGGACGATGCCGGACAACCCGTCCATGGCTGGCAGACCCCTGATGGCTATACCGTGGACGCCGCCACCTGGCTGGCCCCGGAAGCGCTCACCCGGCGGGCCGACTTCGCCATGGTGCTGGCGCGTGACACCCGCGACTTGGGCTTTCTTGCCCCCTATATGAGCCCTGCGGCGCGGGCAGCGATTGAACAGGAGCGCCCCGGCATGCGGGATGGCCTTCTGCTCGCCAGTCCGGACTTCATGTACAAATAA
- a CDS encoding circularly permuted type 2 ATP-grasp protein produces the protein MQKFDEMYTQLPYEFFTQGAQIRDHYKIYDEWLARQPGDMMAKRRQEAELIFRRVGITFAVYGDKDEDGSGNERLIPFDLIPRIIPSNEWKMMEKGLVQRVTALNRFIHDVYHDQEIIKAGIVPRDQLENNVQFRLEMMGVDVVNNIYSQISGIDMVRAPNANGEGEYYVLEDNLRVPSGVSYMLENRKMTMRLFPGLFNSHRVAPVAHYPDLLLETLRASSPPTTAEPTVVVLTPGMHNSAYYEHAFLAQQMGVELVEGQDLFVKDNFVYMRTTRGPVRVDVINRRLDDDFLDPKVFRSNSTLGCAGLMDAYRAGNVTICNAVGTGVADDKSIYPYVPKMIEFYLGEKPILNNVPTYMCRNKDDLAYTLANMKDLVIKEVHGAGGYGMLVGPASTKAEIEDFRKALLANPSGYISQPTLSLSSCPTFVESGIAPRHIDLRPFVLSGKKVQMVAGGLTRVALKEGSLVVNSSQGGGTKDTWVLEDGAPTAASVQSQTQTQSN, from the coding sequence ATGCAAAAATTTGACGAGATGTACACCCAGTTACCTTATGAGTTTTTTACTCAGGGCGCGCAGATCAGGGACCACTACAAGATTTACGACGAATGGCTTGCCCGACAACCCGGCGACATGATGGCCAAGCGGCGCCAAGAGGCTGAATTGATTTTCCGCCGTGTTGGTATCACCTTTGCGGTGTATGGTGACAAGGACGAAGATGGCTCGGGCAACGAGCGCTTGATCCCATTTGATTTGATTCCCCGAATTATTCCTTCCAACGAGTGGAAGATGATGGAAAAGGGCTTGGTTCAACGTGTGACCGCTTTGAATCGCTTTATTCACGACGTGTACCACGATCAGGAGATCATCAAGGCTGGCATCGTGCCACGTGACCAGTTGGAGAACAACGTCCAGTTCCGCCTTGAAATGATGGGCGTTGACGTGGTTAACAACATTTACTCCCAGATTTCCGGCATTGACATGGTGCGTGCACCCAATGCAAACGGAGAGGGCGAGTACTACGTGCTGGAGGACAACCTTCGTGTGCCAAGCGGTGTCAGCTACATGCTGGAAAACCGCAAGATGACCATGCGCCTGTTCCCGGGCCTGTTCAACTCACATCGTGTCGCCCCCGTCGCCCACTATCCTGACTTGTTGCTAGAGACGCTGCGCGCCAGCAGTCCGCCCACAACGGCAGAGCCGACGGTGGTTGTGCTGACGCCAGGCATGCATAACAGTGCCTATTACGAGCATGCGTTTTTGGCGCAGCAAATGGGTGTTGAGCTGGTAGAAGGCCAAGACCTGTTCGTGAAGGACAACTTTGTCTACATGCGCACCACACGCGGCCCGGTTCGGGTCGATGTGATCAACCGCCGCTTGGACGACGACTTTCTGGACCCCAAGGTGTTTCGCTCCAACTCCACACTGGGTTGTGCCGGACTCATGGACGCGTACCGCGCGGGCAATGTGACCATCTGCAATGCTGTGGGAACCGGCGTGGCAGATGACAAGTCCATCTACCCCTACGTGCCCAAGATGATTGAGTTCTATTTGGGTGAGAAGCCCATTTTGAACAACGTCCCGACCTACATGTGTCGCAACAAAGATGACCTGGCCTACACACTGGCCAACATGAAAGACCTGGTCATTAAAGAGGTGCACGGTGCGGGCGGCTACGGCATGCTGGTGGGGCCTGCGTCCACCAAGGCCGAGATTGAAGATTTCCGTAAAGCCTTGCTGGCGAATCCAAGTGGCTACATTTCGCAACCGACCCTGAGCTTGTCCAGCTGCCCGACTTTTGTGGAAAGCGGCATTGCGCCTCGTCACATCGACTTGCGGCCTTTTGTGCTGAGCGGCAAGAAAGTTCAAATGGTAGCGGGTGGCCTGACGCGCGTGGCGCTGAAAGAAGGCTCACTGGTGGTCAATTCGTCGCAAGGCGGTGGCACCAAAGACACCTGGGTTCTGGAAGACGGTGCGCCCACAGCGGCGTCCGTTCAGTCACAAACCCAAACTCAATCTAATTAA
- a CDS encoding patatin-like phospholipase family protein, which produces MRALNIHAGPTARRHMERHGLQAGDVATVPGAAGGPKGLILGRLDQFIFGEWLTQSCQTVDLVGASIGAWRMATACLNDPAQAFERLEHDYIRQNFELRPGEKRPPAERVSAMFGENLKAFYGGRVDEVLHHPRYRLHIITSRGRHVLNREAAWRTPLGYLGAFVTNTVHRKAMGAWLERVVFSTGEGALPFATQDYRTRALKLTEANFQPALQASCSIPFALRAVHHIPGAPPGAYWDGGLTDYHLHLNYPGRSSAIETVAARAEEERAGASKGLVIYPHFQSTVVPGWLDKHLRWRHKSTHFLDNMVVLSPHPDWVKTLPNGKLPDRVDFTHYGTDLAGRMKAWSAATAASMQLVDEFQAWLARPDMAQVQALA; this is translated from the coding sequence TTGCGGGCATTGAATATTCACGCCGGTCCCACGGCACGGCGCCACATGGAGAGGCATGGACTGCAGGCCGGCGACGTGGCCACGGTGCCGGGCGCAGCCGGCGGGCCCAAGGGCCTGATCTTGGGGCGATTGGACCAATTCATTTTCGGAGAGTGGCTGACGCAGTCCTGTCAAACCGTGGATTTGGTGGGTGCATCCATTGGCGCCTGGCGCATGGCTACCGCCTGTCTGAACGACCCAGCACAAGCCTTTGAGCGGCTGGAGCACGACTACATTCGCCAGAATTTTGAGCTCCGGCCCGGCGAAAAGCGACCTCCCGCCGAGCGGGTCAGCGCCATGTTTGGCGAAAACCTGAAAGCCTTTTACGGCGGGCGGGTGGACGAGGTGCTTCATCACCCCCGGTATCGCTTGCATATCATCACCTCGCGGGGACGCCATGTGCTGAACCGGGAGGCCGCGTGGCGCACACCGTTGGGTTACTTGGGCGCGTTTGTGACGAACACGGTCCACCGCAAAGCGATGGGGGCATGGCTGGAGCGCGTGGTCTTTTCGACGGGTGAGGGCGCTTTGCCATTTGCCACCCAAGACTATCGCACCCGGGCGCTCAAACTGACCGAGGCCAACTTTCAGCCTGCCTTGCAGGCCAGTTGCTCGATTCCGTTTGCGTTGCGGGCGGTGCACCACATTCCGGGCGCGCCACCCGGTGCTTACTGGGATGGTGGCTTGACGGACTATCACCTGCATTTGAACTACCCGGGGCGTTCAAGTGCTATTGAAACCGTAGCTGCTCGCGCCGAGGAGGAAAGGGCTGGGGCATCAAAAGGCTTGGTAATTTATCCGCACTTTCAATCCACGGTGGTCCCGGGTTGGCTGGACAAGCATTTGCGATGGCGGCACAAATCAACCCACTTTTTGGACAATATGGTGGTGCTCTCGCCGCATCCGGATTGGGTCAAAACCTTGCCGAATGGCAAGTTGCCTGACCGCGTCGATTTCACCCACTATGGCACCGATCTGGCGGGTCGAATGAAGGCTTGGTCTGCCGCGACCGCGGCGAGCATGCAATTGGTTGATGAGTTTCAGGCTTGGCTGGCGCGACCTGACATGGCACAGGTGCAGGCGCTCGCCTAG